A window from Roseburia sp. 499 encodes these proteins:
- a CDS encoding WXG100 family type VII secretion target — protein sequence MSNGQIRITPDTMRQRASQYDAEAANVGEVISKMNTLLTTLQEEWEGAASQSYAERFIELRPNFEKAQALITEIANALRATAQTIETTDSDIASQFKG from the coding sequence ATGAGTAATGGTCAGATTAGAATTACACCTGACACAATGAGACAGCGTGCATCACAGTATGATGCTGAAGCAGCAAACGTAGGTGAGGTAATCTCAAAAATGAACACTTTGTTAACAACATTGCAGGAAGAATGGGAAGGTGCTGCTAGCCAGTCCTATGCAGAGAGATTCATAGAATTAAGACCTAACTTTGAAAAAGCACAGGCACTTATTACTGAAATCGCAAATGCATTAAGAGCTACTGCACAGACAATTGAAACAACAGATTCTGACATCGCTAGTCAGTTTAAAGGCTAG
- a CDS encoding FHA domain-containing protein, producing the protein MEEIFEVKNHGLENFLVYWVQDKQAIEPKSVEIIKGIHSNIIESLEEIEEEEKYGFQYNIAYKATLRKYLMQTMGKTEVLKLLETVIEAFQFLKNKGIDEKYLYLNLDYIFVDFVTRDISFLCIPENKKLPGNKSLREFLKELLMSITYKEEEDIYYIAKLVLYVSNNPYIEVENFEELVLSLKETKIIQSQPQVTVSNAVPLVAPVSATPVMPAFTAPAAPRPMREETVQGSQPKPIKLEAAKPAPSGSLAGSQEIGEHDETTVLTTPSGNLKEPLKTRKGLFQRVSDKKPTQVLIRTKNQEKIVINKNVFRIGKSKTDTDYTVEDNVAISRVHAVIYKRDGACYIRDNDSTNNTYVNGVILKGEKEQLLMKGMKVSLADEEFIFDLV; encoded by the coding sequence ATGGAAGAGATATTCGAGGTAAAAAATCATGGATTAGAGAATTTTTTAGTATATTGGGTGCAGGACAAACAGGCGATAGAGCCTAAAAGCGTTGAGATTATCAAGGGAATTCATTCTAATATTATTGAATCATTAGAAGAAATAGAAGAAGAGGAAAAGTATGGATTCCAGTATAATATTGCATATAAAGCTACGCTACGCAAATATCTTATGCAAACTATGGGAAAAACGGAAGTGTTAAAGCTTCTAGAAACAGTCATTGAAGCATTTCAGTTTTTGAAGAACAAAGGGATTGATGAGAAATATTTGTATTTAAATCTGGATTATATTTTTGTTGATTTTGTAACCAGAGATATTTCTTTTTTATGCATTCCGGAAAATAAGAAATTACCAGGTAATAAGAGTTTACGAGAGTTTTTGAAGGAACTGCTTATGAGTATTACCTATAAAGAAGAAGAGGATATTTACTATATTGCAAAACTGGTGTTGTATGTTTCCAATAATCCATATATTGAGGTGGAGAATTTTGAAGAACTGGTATTAAGTTTGAAAGAAACGAAAATTATACAGAGTCAGCCACAAGTAACTGTTTCAAATGCAGTACCGCTGGTGGCTCCGGTATCTGCTACACCGGTTATGCCGGCATTCACGGCGCCGGCAGCACCACGTCCAATGAGGGAGGAAACGGTACAAGGAAGCCAGCCGAAGCCAATTAAGCTGGAGGCTGCGAAACCTGCACCATCCGGAAGCCTTGCAGGTTCTCAAGAGATAGGGGAGCATGATGAAACAACGGTATTAACTACACCGTCCGGAAATTTAAAAGAGCCATTGAAGACAAGAAAGGGACTGTTTCAAAGAGTATCGGATAAAAAACCGACGCAAGTGTTAATTCGTACGAAGAATCAAGAAAAAATTGTTATTAATAAAAATGTATTCCGTATTGGTAAATCAAAAACAGATACAGATTATACAGTGGAAGATAATGTGGCAATCAGCCGAGTACATGCCGTTATCTATAAAAGAGATGGAGCTTGCTATATTCGGGATAATGATTCTACCAATAATACATATGTAAACGGAGTCATTTTAAAGGGAGAAAAGGAACAACTTCTGATGAAGGGAATGAAGGTTTCCTTAGCAGACGAAGAATTTATATTTGATTTAGTATAG
- a CDS encoding PP2C family protein-serine/threonine phosphatase: protein MRYITAYASDVGIKKETNQDAILIKKARTAQGEILLAIICDGMGGLEKGEVASKEVIERFSGWFHEELPQMLYEGFDQNKLQMRWKEIVVEENLRIGEFGKKNNVNLGTTLTALLVIEDSYYVVHVGDSRIYELSDMLYQITEDQTLVAKEIAAGRLSEEQAETDPRRSVLLQCIGASQTVEPVFYHGKIKEDAVYMLCSDGLRHMCTPMEMWNSFCAQANPDEKVMKNNILEFIEMLKQRQEKDNISCILVKTIR, encoded by the coding sequence ATGAGATATATTACAGCTTATGCAAGTGATGTTGGGATCAAAAAAGAGACAAATCAAGACGCTATATTGATAAAGAAAGCAAGGACAGCACAGGGAGAGATTCTCCTTGCCATTATCTGTGATGGTATGGGAGGGTTGGAAAAAGGAGAAGTAGCAAGCAAGGAAGTAATTGAGCGATTTTCCGGATGGTTTCATGAAGAACTGCCGCAGATGCTGTATGAAGGATTCGACCAGAACAAGCTTCAGATGAGATGGAAAGAAATTGTGGTAGAAGAGAATCTGAGGATTGGTGAATTTGGGAAGAAGAATAATGTAAATCTGGGAACTACACTAACTGCATTACTTGTAATAGAGGACAGTTATTATGTAGTGCATGTAGGAGACAGCCGTATTTACGAATTATCTGATATGTTGTATCAGATAACGGAAGATCAGACACTGGTAGCAAAGGAAATAGCAGCAGGTCGTCTGAGTGAGGAACAGGCGGAGACGGACCCGCGAAGGAGTGTTTTGTTACAGTGTATAGGAGCATCACAGACAGTGGAACCGGTGTTTTATCACGGAAAGATAAAAGAAGATGCGGTTTATATGTTGTGTTCAGATGGATTACGTCATATGTGTACACCGATGGAAATGTGGAATTCTTTTTGCGCACAAGCCAATCCGGATGAAAAAGTTATGAAAAATAATATTTTAGAATTTATTGAAATGTTGAAACAGAGACAGGAAAAAGACAATATAAGTTGTATATTAGTAAAAACGATAAGATAG